The DNA region GCAATGCCCATGTGGAGGTTTCCCGCTTGCAGACACTGTCAGAGCGACCCGGCAAGTGCTGCTGGGAAGCGCCACCATGGAGCAGCCAGCGTGCCGGGTGCGCCAGCCGAAAGGACAaaggctctgctgctggggagcagagcagctctcaGGAGCACTTCTGCCCTTGGGGAAGTGTTTCAAAACTTGCTGCCAAGCCCTAAACTGTGCTTTTGGGGAAGACAAAGACTCAGTTAGACCTCAGTTTGCTGCCTGCCTTCAGCCCAGCACTTCACTGTGAAATCAcggaatcccagaatgtcaggggttggaagggccctggcaagctcatccagtgcaatccccccatggagcaggaacacccagatgaggttacacaggaaggtgtccaggcgggttggaatgtctgcagagaaggagactccacaacctccctgggcagcctgggccaggctctggcaccctcaccgggaacaagtttcttctcatatttaaatagaacctcctatgtttcagtTTATACCCactgtcccttgtcctatcactggttgtcaccgagaagagcctggctccatcctcctgacactagATCTCAGAGCCTCATCTACTCCCACCCTCCATCCTCTTTGACACCAAGCGAGCTGCCACCTACTTGGACTTGTTGAGACTGGCTTCAGCAGCAGCCGCCTGCAGGAGCTGCGTGGACTTGCTGGCTGGAACCCCGAAAACCGCACTGTGGGTCACGTCGCTCAGAATCCTCCTGTGCCCGGCACGCTGCGTCTTGGGGGAGGACGGGGGGGTGAGAGAGCCCAGTTTCTGCCCCGGCACAGCTGCCGGGGGGGTGGTTTGAGGTTGTTGCTGTTGTCTCATTTGCATCTGCATCTAGGAGAGAAAGTACAACGGTTTGTAAGCATTTGTTCGTGACAAGAAAATGGCTGTATGGTGGAGGACCTGCCCTTCAAGTCATGGACTGGGGATCATTTGAGGGGGAAACAACAACCAAATGGTGAAATTTCAGGATTAGGACATGCAAGCAGCTTTCTTAGGTTTCTCTCAGGCAAATAAAGTAACATTTGCCATTAAAATCTGGAAGAGAAAACCAGGCATGTTTGGTTTAGGTGAAAGCCAAGACAGCCCAGCTACACACTCTTTGGAAACTTCAAAAGGTTTCCTCAAGCTGatcttgtttttccatttccctaGTCTTGTGTTAACCTTACAAGCCCATAACTACttgaaatactgttttgtaTAAACAACAGCATCACTTTTattatgtgattttttaaaatctgtcagTGAAATGTCCCAGTTGTATTTAAAGCAGGAAAACCAGGatgtgaggagcagaaagctGCCCATGTCACCTCTACCACCCAGGCACTGGCTCCCTGTTCCCCACCCCAACCAAGGGAGATGGACAAAAGACTTGGAAAGACCTAAGAGGGTGTGGAATAATTACAGAGAGGGCAAATTCTTGAAACTAAATATCAAGGATACACTTATTAAGAATAAAGCTATATCTACATCTTCAGATTATACAGCAGCTGCGCAGAGGGGAAGAAATCTGCTCTCTGTCATTTCACCCCACATCCCTGGCCAGCATCCTTAATTGGTGGTGAAGAAGCACAGTATCAATGAAAAGATAAGGGGGCAGAGTGATATGAAGGTATCATGGCCAGGCCTGTTGTAACAAGGCACAGGTGCTACAACCAGATGGTAGAGCTGCTGTCAGTTTTGAAGATAAGGTACAGCTGCTGTCAATTGGAAAGGATAACTGTTCATTTCCATCCAAAAATGCTAGTTACCGAGCCAGAAATTGGTCTGATGGATGAACTTTCCTCATTATAATACCAAATCACACCTCCATCTCAAAGGATACCCACTTCAACAAGGTTTTCACCTCAAAAATTGGAAGCGAGAATTTCTAAACCAATCCGTAACAAAGGCATGTACGACTAGAGCTGCTCAAGCTCCACCTAAACCTAGAAAACCATATAAAATACCCTAATGATAGAGGAAGGGTGGGGGAAGACACCATCACTGAGGAGTCAAGGGAACAGCATAACGGGACTTGTGGGACCATCCGACAGGCTGAGCCTGGGATCACATAGGCTGAGCTTATCTTCCCCGCCCTCAGGAGGACGCTCTTGGGTAAGATTTGTGCACTTAGTTACACCAAGCTTAGACTTCAAGCTTGTATTTTGGAAGCACATTAACAGCGCTATGTAGTCATCTtagaatatacatatatatatatatggtaccaatacttatttcttgcaaCTAACATCTTATTTCAACTAAAGTGTATATTTGCAACTCaagtgtgtttttgcagacagtgtATTTATCAACAGCATCTCAAAGAACCTGCACCTGTTGCTTTAATAAACCTCATTATTTGTGGATCTGGTCATGAGAACTTCTCACTGATTGCACCCAGACCTACAGTACTTATTGTGCTATTTGTGAATCTGTGCAGCGTGAGGATTCCGTGGTCACGACTGGCCCGCGCTATTCATTAACCTAATTGTGCAAATTCAATGTTGATGCGCCAAGACCTACAGTATATATCGTGCTATCAGTGAATCTGTGAGCCAGAATGGCCGTTGAGCATGATCAGACTTCTAGTGCCGACCTGAGGTTATTTGACCCAGCCACCTTGCACGGGGCTTAACGTCTGCTAAATTAATTATCTTAACGCAACAGAGGGCAATGAGCAAAGAGTTACAACCCCAGTGCGGCAAGACAAACGGATGGTTAGCTGACCTGACTGCTTCTGATGCACCCACCTCACATCTCGCTATGTAGGTCACTGCGGAACGGTACATGTGGTGCTGAGAAACAAAAGGGCAGTGCTGAAATCTCCGCAGAAATGAACGCAGAGCTTATTAAGCTGAAATCTCGCAATGTGAAAAGGTTTTGACAGGTCCTGGCTTGGTGTCTTCTGTCTCTGCAGAGACCGTATCTCACTACTGGTTTTTAAATGAGCCAGCCACTGCTTTTCCCCGACTGCTGCAGGACAGGAAGAGTGTCCAGATGTGTCCACTCTGATCAGCCTTCCAGGGCAATAAGGTTAATTTTCAATCAAGCTGATTTAATAAAATTAGGACTGGTTTTGTGGCAGCGAATCACAGCAAAGCTCTTTAGAAATAAGCTTCAATACCGCATTTCAGGCATTTCTCCTCTAAAAGGAACAGGGTAATAATGGGCCTCACCGAAAACCTGTCTGCACATACTGAAAAATCTCCCACCAGTTTCAATAAACTGACTTGCCCCGGGttattcagcaaaacaaaagactAGGAACACAACAGCTCCAAGCTTGTCACCTACGCTAACAACCCACTTAGTGCTGAAAATTCATGTAAaagttacaacaggacaagaggtgatggttttaaactaaaggaggagggattcaggctggacacgaggaagaaattgttggccctgagggtggtgagagcctggcccaggttcccagagaggtggtagatgaaccatccctgagacatcccaggccaggctggacggggctctgagcaacctgagctggtgaagatgtccctgtcatggcagggggggctctgggggagctgggaaggtgtCTAAGGCAATGTGTAGGGCTAGAGAGAAGCTGCATTAAGCAGCTACCTAAACCTTTGCATCCGCTTCCTACTCCTCATGTACTCTTCTTCCTATGGGCCCAGAGGACAACCCCAGAGTCCAGTATCCTGTTGGAGAGAATGGCCCAAATAATCGCACGTGTCTCTGAGGCAGCCAGGTTAGTGCTGACACCTGCGATGCACCAGGGCCCAGCAGGCCCTAGAGCAGCGATTCCCTGGGCTATGGAGGCCTGCAAAGCCAGCACCCCAAATCCCGCTGCCCCACTCCTTCCGAAAGCCTCTCACCACTTGCTCCTGCGGCGGTGCCGCCTGGGCCACGCTCGGCTGGGCCTGAGGCTGCGGCGCTTGTTGCTTTTGCTGAACCGTTGCCGTCTTCTGCTGCATGGCTGCCTGCTGGgccatcatctgctgctgctgctgctgctggtaaTAGTTCTgcatcagctgctgctgtgctggcgCTCCTTGCTGCATCACtgggaactgggaaacaagcaCTTGGGTCACTCGTTGCGCGGCTGGGAAGCGGGGTAGAACCACCAGCAGAGCTCGGGGCCACCACGGGAATGGTGACAGCCACTGCGGGTGGCAATGCAGCAATAGGCTGCAATGGCCTGGAGAACATCTGCACAGGAGCCGTGGAAAACAGCCCCCTGGTGTAAGGTGAGATCCTCCTGTCCACACGGGGCTCCCACAGCACAGACTGTCCCATGGTCCCAAACTCCCTTCTCCCCTTTTATCAAGTCTAAACCTTTCCCCAGCAAATCAAGATTTACCGGCCCTTTGCCTGCACTGTTAAATATGCTTTAGCAGAGATCTGTGCTGCTATAAACACCGCAGGTCAGCACAGAAGTCTGTCACTGAGACACATCCCGTCTCACATCCCGTGTTCACAGGCCTTCCTGTCACCGCAGTCACCACAACACCAGACTCGACTCTTCTCGCTGAGCACGTGCCAGGCTGCTCGTACCACGGCGAGGAAAGACGACAAAGAGCAGCGATCTGCTCAtcagctcagcactggtgtcAAGACTCTGAGACAACTGGAGCTGTAAGTTCTGAACCAGCACTGCTTATTTTATGTTTGTAAATGACAAAAGCATCTTGAGGCCTTTCAGACAGGCAGCTAAAAACGCCAGCtttacacagcaaaaaaaacttGCTAGAGAACTGGAGATGCATTGGGAAATGCCTAAAAACTCTATCTGTCCCCTCCAAAACTAGGAGGCTTGGCATAAATGCAAAAAACAGCCTTGCAGGCCTCTGGCACAGCGAGCATGCGATAAACGCGGCCGCACACACCTACCTGCTGAGCCTGcatcatctgctgctgctggtaataggcagcctgctgctgctgctgctgcaggagctgctgcttcaagaaaagctgctgctgatgcTGAGGGGTGGCTTGTGGCTGAGTAGAGGGGACCTGGGGCTGCGCCTGCGGGGTCTGCGGCGGAGCTGCCGCCTGCTTGGCttgtggctgcgctggactctgcTGAGGTGCCGCTTTCTGCTGGGGGACGCTGGCAGGCTGAGTGCTGCCCAGGGCCGCAGGCCCGGCAACTGGGAGGAGGAAACAACATTAATACCAAAATGTGTCAGCTCAGGGTGCACCGCAGCCCTGCGGCGCACGGGGCCCGACGAGAGGGCACGGCACAGGGAATATGGTTTCACCTTGCGACTGAATGGCTGCTGGAGCCGTGGGTCTCTTGCGAGGCGTCAGCGCTGGCTGGATGGGTAAAATCCCTGGGTTGGGTTGTGTCTGTCCTGCTTTAGGTCTCTGGCGGGGTGCTATGGAAGTTTCTGTCGTAGGGATGGGATCTGTCAGCCTACAAAGTAAGGTAAGGAATAAGAGGAAGAGCAGTAAGAGCTGAGTCTTCGTTAGGTTGAGAGCTGGTTCACATAACATACATCACGGGTTTAAAAACTCAGCCATACTTCAGCAGTGCATGACTGGTAAAGGTGAAACACTTGTGAGCAtccagacacacacagacactttccagaaaactggaagcagaGTAAAACTTCATGGATGCATTCACAACAATTAATCCAACACTATCATTTTGACTTCTTTACCAACTGTGGCATCCTGTCCTGCTGGACAGCTGGAACTTGTCAAAACCACTAGACTCATTCCAATACTTGCTACAAAATACTATTTAAATCCACTTAGAGCTCTGGATGAGCAGATGAGGGACATAAATTAGCTTAAGAGCAGCTGGTGGCTTTGGGCAAAGTTGTCCAAATTGCCATCTGCAGAAGTACCTTAACTTCAGCACGTCCACCCCAGGATCAAGCCACTGGACCTCTTCTGATCTCTGCCCAGCATTTACTGAGCTCCCAAAACACACGGTAGAGCTGAGCAGCCCCACACCACCCTGCCCTTCTGTGCACATATTAGCTTCTCAGACACCGAGTTGTTCGAGTAACGTGAGAGTAACTGCACACCATtataaaaagaaaccaaacagacCCTGGGACTGACAGACAGGAGGAGAGATGTGCTGTTTCAGAGCCTGAAGAAAACTGCTGGGTTCAGGCTGCCCACTGCTGTGCTGCTCACTTGGCAGGAAAATAAGGTACAAGTTTTGTCCAAATGATTTTATGAATCTCAATAACAGCATCATAAGCAGAGCAAGAAGCAgcaagagaggagaaaagccaCAGCAGTACAATGGTTTCCCCACTAATTGGGCTCTTCAGACACAGACTGCTCAGGTTTTCCTGTGTCCCCCCCGAAGAAATTACACGACTCTCGCAGAAATCACAGCGATTTCATCCAGTAATTACGGGGTCAGGTTATCATCTGCTGAGGGTCACGCTCGACCAGCAACAGCCCCTAGTGGTGTTTCTGGGCAGACTCGTGTTCTTTGGGGCAGTTTCAGGCCTGACTCTGCTCAGGTGCTGCCGCCGGATGGATGACACAGTGAATTCATCTAAGTGCACCGACTTCCAGTGCTGCTGGTAAGCGATGTCTCCAGCAAATGCCAAGCTGTGGAGTCATGCCGAGCATCAGCCAAGTCCACCCCTGCTCCCACACAAAAATGTCCCCTAATATCTGCATTTTCCGCCTTTCGGATCAATGGGGTTTTTATGTGGTCAGAACAGGAGCCTCATGACCACAGTGTTTGTCTCCAGGTATAAACACGAGCCCACGAGGAAGCAGCTAAATATACCAAACATCCTTCctaaaaccagcagaaaaacaacagacaaaaagagaaagggcTGCAGCTAACGTGGTTACCTGGCCTTTGGTTGACTCTTCTTTGCAGCAGCTTCACTTGCTTTAACCGGGTCTGGGAGTTTTGCAGGGATTGGAGAATTCTGCAGATCCCAAACCGCCAGGATTTGGATTTGGAGGGcagaaaacagaggcagaaatcATTTGCAAAAGCATCCTAATGAAACAGGGAGACTGGGGGATGCCCAAAGCAATTATTCCTCATGCTGGACATGGGATAAATCCCTCAATGTTAATGGCACAAGGAGAAAGTACTTCAGGAGAGtctttagaaaggaaaaatagggTTCAGCTTTTTGACCTTTTACTACATGTGGAATCTGAACACAAAGCTTCATAGCACAACCTGGGTATTTTTAAGACAACCTTATCAGTACTGCTATAAAAAATACCAAAGCCATGTCATAAAGATCATAAATAACCACCTgaccatggggaaaaaaaagccaaacaggtTTCTTCTTACCtggaaacaataaaataaaatgtcatgtCACAGATGTCCACAACATCATGAGAAAATACTTGTCTACAAGTCTACAAAGACACGCTAAGAAGGGGCAGATGGTTGTGGAAGGTCTGATGTAGTTCAAATGTGAATCGGCCAGTCCCAAAACTGCAACGTTTCAAACCAACTGCAGCACTAATTACACACGCTAGGATGAACGTGCCCGGAAATCAAATGGGTTTCACAAGCACGGCCTAATTTTCCATGTTGGCACACAAGAGATCTCCGGGTTGGCCTTACCCTGGTAACTGGGTGAGGAGGTAAATCAGggacaaacagaaataaataatgcattaaATGAAACCCTAATTCCTGCCCCCCAAGAAAAACCCCAAGTGGTGCTgctaattacaaaaaaaaaaaaataatcaaacaaaaaaaccccacaccagcAAAAAACAACCCTCCTAATTAAAGAACCAGGGAATGCAGAATGCTCAATATTCTGCAAATGTGACCCATCTCCTCCTGCAAAGCACCACATGAGCCCCCTCCTCACCTGCACGTTCTGCACTGGACACTCCTTCTTCGCCAGTTTGAACGCAAAGTAGGAGACCTGATAGATATCAGGTCTCTTATCGGGGTCTGGCTCAAGCATATACCCTTGAAAAGACACAGATGCAAATGTCAGAGCAATAGAACAGGCAGGTGCACGTGAGCCGTTCGTGGTAgtgaaacaaggaagaaattgttggccctgagggtggtgagagcctggcccaggttcccagagaggtggtggatgaaccatccctggagacatcccaggccaggctggacggggctctgagcaacctgagctgctgaagatgtccctgtcatggcagggggggagctgggggggctgggaaggtcccttcaacccaaactgttctataatTCTGCGTTTGGTACAAGTAGATGCTGACGGGGCATCCTGCCCCTTTCAGAGCTCAGTGGGGCTGAGCCGATCATCAGGGGCATGACAGGATGGATTAAGAGATATTTTCCTGTGCAGCTATGAGCAATTTGTAGCTGCTGCCCAAGTCAAGGAGGGGAAACGCAGCCTGCTCAGGGCGCAGCATTGCTTTGGAATTCTGCATTTCCAAGGGAACTCGCAGGAAAAGAGCGTGACCCAGCCTGCTGTGGCACTGGGGCAGAAAGTCAGACCAGTCGCATTCACCATCCCCTTTGCATAAGCAAAGAAAAccccaggctgctctgcagacaCATCCAACTCGGTGTTAGTCAAGAATGTGgctaggaaaataaataaataaatcaataaataaatcaaatgctGTGCTGAAAACAAGAGCGGCCACAGCTTTGCCAAGAGTAGTGCATTGTAGCCTTAATTACACATTCACTCTAGTCAGTGGGTTATTTATAAAtcatttcagttctgtttctcaGCTCACAGAAGATGAATTCTTATCACTAGTCTAAGTCACTGTGGTTCTTTTCAGTTCTTTATCCAAACAGATTTATTACTGGAGAAATACGTTTCTGCATAAATAGGCTTATTGTGCAAGTTTCTGTAGGACTCTTAAACCGAATGGTCGtctgttttcctgcctttccaCAGAGCTCCCTACAGCCCAGCCTAATAGAAACCTCTTTGTCATAACTGTCCTACCAAGAGCAATGTCCTAAACTACTAAAAGATACTTTAACTACCGCTGCGTTCACATCTCTTAAAAGATGAGAAATATGAATGGTTTTAGTCTAGGAGCGGGGAATATAAGAACAAAACGTGGCTGCTATTTGTTGAGTTCTGCGGACGCCGCCGCTGCAGACACTCACGGATGAGGCAGTGCATGTCCTGCGAGTGCCGCGAATTGTCCGGAATGGTGAAGTTGCCGTCACAGATCGCCACCTGGCTCTCCCCGAACGGCAGGGTGAAGTAACACAGCTTGTACAGCAAACAGCCAAGGGCCTGGGGAGAGAACACACAAAcctgagcagagcagggaacGGTACAATTCAAATACCCCAAAAGGATGGGGAAAATGCTTTGGCTTGTTCTACTCTATGGGTCCCACATGGTGTCAGGCCTACGTTTTACCATCGCTGTGATCGACGTGAAAACAAGCACGGttacagggaaaataaatacatgaagaGCTCTCCCTCGCTTGGTTGAGACACTGAAGCCTGGGGGACTGTATCGTCACACACCCCTGCACGGCACGCAACAGGCAAAGCCTGTGGTTGCCACATACtgggaggaaaaagcaaagtaacagcaaaaataaatggtaACGATCATCCTTAATACATTTATTCTGACTGAGAAAAATCCAAATTGTTTCCAAGCTTAAGTTCAAACAACCTTTCAACCATTATAAATATGCACCAGGGAGAGATCCACAGATACGTCTGCAGGCTGCTGGCTCTATCACCCTTCCAGCTACTTCCGTGTTGCTTTTGACAGCAAGAGCCAcctatttcaaaagaaaatacaagttcTGCACAAAGGGCTAATTATGAAACACTCCCACCAGCTcagaggggagagggggaaacATTTCCTAATCCTAAGCAACTCATCATCAGCATCTATCTTTTGTCACAGGATTTCACAATTCAATCACACTCTAGTTTAAAATAACCTCGGTAAGGTTTAAGGAAAGGGAGGTTTCTGGCAGGACAAGGCCTTGAAACTGAGGCCCCACTGTGCCCATCGCCACTGATGGCTGGAAACGCTCGGTGGGCCCCTGGAAATCCATCCCTTCCATGCCAGGAGGAGCCAAGCCCTTGGGTCTCCACCTTTCCGCATCACCGCAGGAAGGAGCGTAAATCCCAGGTTCTCCCCTGGCTGCTTGAGGCCCTGATAATGTTTTCCTGGTGTCACAGCTGTGACATTCCCCCTCCAGGTCCCCAATACCAGGGCAAGTGGTTCCACAAACCTGCCCAACCCCACAGAGCAGGAGCCGCCGCTTCCCTGAGCTCCGGGAAGGACAGAGGCTCTTCAGCAGATGTCACAGCAGTGATTTCCCCTCTTGCATATGCAGAGCTATTGGGGGTACGTTAAAACTCTCCTTATGCTGCTTCCACCTCGTTCCTTCCTGTCTCAGGGCTTCAGAAACCACAGGAACACGCTCTGAATTAGCGTTCTAGACAGCGCATTTGCTGAATTGCTGCTATGCTACAAAtggcactgacttttttttcacctgctgagaccacacctggaatattgtgtccagctgtggcccctcagttccagcaggacagggaactgctgcagagagtccagcgcagggcaacaaagatgctgaagggagtggagcatctcccgggtgaggaaaggctgagggagctggggctctggagctggacaagaggagactgaggggggactcattcatgtttccagatatctaaagggggagtgtcaggaggatggagccaggctcttctcggtgacaaccagtgacaggacaaggggcaatgggttcaaactggaacacaggaggttccacttaaatttgagaagaaacttgttcctggtgagggtggcagagcctggcccaggctgcccagggggttgtggagtctccttctgtgcagacattccaacccgcctggacaccttcctgtgtaacctcatctgggtgttcctgctccatggggggattgcactggatgagcttgacagggcccttccaacccctgacactctgggattctgtgaataaagTGCAGCCTTCCATTCTCCGCCAGGTGATCTGGTGGTGGGTTACACCACAGCTGCATTTTGCTCTGAGCATGAAAAGCGTGGCCAGATCGCCCTGATCACCAGAACTGCAGTGCAAACCTGACAAGTCTGACAGCTCCGGCTGGGGTTACACTGCCCCAGATACACAGAATATTGCTCCTGGGGGAACatctgttttctcagttttctacTAAATTCTACCAGTAACTTTGCTTTCGCTTGCTTGCCACCCAACCCAGTCACAAGGAGTCAAAATActctgaattttctgttttaagacACAAAGTCAGGTTTGCACCGTTCAACAGGGGAATTTAATCCATTTCTAAATGAAACCACGTGTCAGGTGGCACAGAAAGAAGCACGCACGTTTCATCCATAAGCTCAGTAGTAACTCATTGGGAACATCAGGCAGAGGAACTCTTTACTCAGAAAGTGTCAAGTCTCTTACAGAAACCAGATCAGCCCCATCCAGGAGGTTACTGCATCGTTATGGTAATGAAAACAAGCTGCAGGCTGGACCAAAAGCAGTTTTTATACGTACCCATATGTCTGCTTTTGTAGTTATAAGTTTGCCGCTATACAAGTTGACCATTTCTGGTGCTCTGTAGGATAACGTAGTGTACCTGCAGCAGAAAGATCCATCAGCGAGTTCAAAACTGACATCAGATGCATTGTCACAATGTCACATTGCCAAATAATTCAAAAGTCACTCTTTCCCTAGGGAAAGGGATACTAAAGAAGATAATGATTGGACGTATCTTTTAACAGCAGCGTCTGCTATGGATTTCTAACAATAAAATACTAACGGCTGCAAACTGCCCTgtgaaaccaaagcaaaccaagacTCTTCCTAAAGCAAGCACCTCACTCACCAAGCAGTGCAGTCATTTTAAGAACCAGACCAGAAATATTCAAGGATTCAGAGTATTAACAAGGTCAGTAGGCAAATATCCTCTGCAATGTCCTCACTGCTGGGGCTTTGGCCAACTGTATGACAGAGATTCTAACCGGACACGTGGCTCCTAATAAATGGGCTCCCATAGCAGGTCTCCTGCTCAGAGTCATTGTAAAGTAGGGAAAGGTTATTTTATATCTCAAACTATAGCTGGAATCTGCCTCATTTTAACAAATCACCACAACCAGAAAAGCTGGAAACCACACCACAGTTTAAGAGACTCTTACAATAAGGTTTCCTACCAGTAGGTCCATAATTTGTGCTGGTGCACTTTGCTTGCCACCTTTATTTTGATCACAAGAAAGCATTGCTGAAGGCAGTGTCTTTGTGGATTTGTTAATAAGCGTACAAACAGGGCATTGCAAACGGACTGCAAAGCCAGATGAGGAGCGCTCTAAATACTTCAGTCAAACAAGTCTAGGAAATCTAACTGAATCCTAACAAAAAGGAGGCATTTGCACACACTTCTAACGTGCTGTTTTCTAGCCAGAATATTTTATTAACCAAACCGGAGAGTTTGCAGCAGTGATGTTGTTAAGAGTGAAGCAAGACCAAGGACCTGGAGCCCGCTCCATTGCTGCTCTAGGTCCTCCTGAAGCTCTTTGGTACAGCTGCCCGGGGCCAGACAGGAGCCACGAGACACCACGAGGCCGCGGCGATGCCTGCGAAGGGCTGCGGAGTCAGGCCACACATCCCCTTAGTCACCGCGAGGATTTATGACAAGTGGCTGGCGGAGGACAGGGATTTTGTCATCTGCTGTACTGCGGTTCAGACCAGCCAAGACGAGGGACAGACTGACCCCGATGTCACCACATCGGCAAGGCGGGCAGCTTCTCTGCATTAGCACGCAAAGTCTTTTAGGTCTAAAGCAATTACATCAAGCTCAATTTATTGTTTCACCTCCCCCCGGGCGTTTATTTACCTGCAGCAGACACTTCTATGCAGCAGCATCCAATCTGCTGCAACAGGCCAAGTAAAATTTAGTCCCAGGACAAGAAAAAATTATCCTGCAAACAAAAACTACGGCTgaattgaaaaggaaaagcacactTACTTTTTGATCTCCTCCTCTACCGCATTCACGCCTTCTGTCTGAGGGTTCTGGAATTTGTTGGTAGCGCTGCCGAAGTCACACAGGACGTAGTGGCCACGATCGTGCAGCAGGATGTTTTCAACCTGTGAGCATCACAGACAAATACAGAATCgctcagacaaaaaaaaagccacgtTCGTTTTCTTTAGATGAGACAGGGTTGCTAGTGCCTGAAGACACATCAGACACAcctgaaataaaagcataacatgacagcacagaaaatatgCATCAAAACTCTGTCATGTCTCCTAAAACAGAAGTCAAATCGTTAAAGCACAGTTGTAACGTGGCCTTCCATCCTGTcacctctcctttctccctctgcaggCACATCACCTTCCTCTACTCAGGCCTACGTGTTTCAGAATAAGAACCGTGTCCTGGTGTCCTTAGCACTCAGCTTCCCTGAGCTGCCATGACCTGATCTGGACGAGGGGAtggagtgcaccctcagtaatgTCACAGATGACACCGAGTTGGgtggagtgttgatctgctgagGGCAGGAGGCTCCACAGAGGGATCTGGCCCGGCTGGgtcgatgggctgaggccaattgtctgatgttcaacaaggccaagtgccgggtcctgcgcttgggccacaacaaccccatgaacgctgcaggctggggaagagcggctgggaaaggccctgggggtgttggtgccagcggctgaacatgagcc from Columba livia isolate bColLiv1 breed racing homer chromosome 25, bColLiv1.pat.W.v2, whole genome shotgun sequence includes:
- the AAK1 gene encoding AP2-associated protein kinase 1 isoform X9 — encoded protein: MKKFFDSRREQGGSGPGSGTSGGGGGSGGPGSGYIGRVFSVGRYQVTVDEVLAEGGFAIVFLVRTNNGMKCALKRMYVNNEYDLQVCKREIQIMRDLSGHKNIVGYIDSSINSVSSGDVWEVLILMDFCRGGQVVNLMNQRLQTGFTESEVLQIFCDTCEAVARLHQCKTPIIHRDLKVENILLHDRGHYVLCDFGSATNKFQNPQTEGVNAVEEEIKKYTTLSYRAPEMVNLYSGKLITTKADIWALGCLLYKLCYFTLPFGESQVAICDGNFTIPDNSRHSQDMHCLIRYMLEPDPDKRPDIYQVSYFAFKLAKKECPVQNVQNSPIPAKLPDPVKASEAAAKKSQPKARLTDPIPTTETSIAPRQRPKAGQTQPNPGILPIQPALTPRKRPTAPAAIQSQVAGPAALGSTQPASVPQQKAAPQQSPAQPQAKQAAAPPQTPQAQPQVPSTQPQATPQHQQQLFLKQQLLQQQQQQAAYYQQQQMMQAQQFPVMQQGAPAQQQLMQNYYQQQQQQQMMAQQAAMQQKTATVQQKQQAPQPQAQPSVAQAAPPQEQVMQMQMRQQQQPQTTPPAAVPGQKLGSLTPPSSPKTQRAGHRRILSDVTHSAVFGVPASKSTQLLQAAAAEASLNKSKSASTTPSGSPRTSQQNVYNPPDVSTWNPFDDDNFSKLTAEELLNKDFAKLGDGKAPEKMGSSTENLIPGFQPAPSATQADAFGGSSFTAGSAEKTKDILSLDASPPLLTVPDPFIPLPLSDTPVDIGRKELCCVLC